A window of the Tiliqua scincoides isolate rTilSci1 chromosome 5, rTilSci1.hap2, whole genome shotgun sequence genome harbors these coding sequences:
- the LOC136652617 gene encoding olfactory receptor 6B1-like, whose amino-acid sequence MDQKNISNVQEFILLGFPTTMEVQVLLFVIFLVAYILTLLENITIISVIRINPHLNKPMYFFLSNLSFLETWYICVIVPKLLVNFLVEDKSISFVGCMTQLYFFSSLLCTECVLLAVMAYDRYVAICNPLRYPTILTYHLCLQLTVASWFIGFFISMLKVIFISRLSFCGPNKINHFFCDISPLLNMACEDMTVAEIVDFVLALLILSVPLSVTVISYVCILGTILRIPTVQGRKKAFSTCASHLTVVIIFFSTTIFMYVRPKRIYPFELNKLVSVVYTIVTPMLNPFIYCLRNQEVKRALKKAFCTSTAILHHSVPFTNVEQAR is encoded by the coding sequence ATGGACCAAAAGAATATCAGCAATGTCCAGGAATTTATCTTGCTTGGATTTCCAACCACCATGGAAGTACAAGTGCTTCTGTTTGTGATATTCCTTGTGGCCTACATCCTGACACTCCTAGAGAATATCACTATCATTTCTGTGATTAGAATCAACCCTCATCTTAACAAGccaatgtatttcttcctcagcaACCTCTCCTTCCTGGAGACATGGTACATCTGTGTTATTGTCCCCAAACTATTGGTCAACTTCCTTGTGGAGGACAAGAGTATCTCATTTGTAGGGTGCATGACACAGCTCTACTTTTTCAGCTCCCTCTTATGTACGGAGTGTGTCCTTCTGGCAGTCATGGCCTATGACCGATATGTGGCCATCTGCAATCCGCTGCGCTACCCAACCATCCTCACCTACCATCTCTGCCTGCAACTAACGGTGGCTTCATGGTTCATTGGTTTCTTCATCTCAATGCTGAAAGTTATCTTCATATCTCGTCTATCCTTCTGTGGGCCCAATAAGATAAATCACTTcttctgtgacatttcccccctgctaaatatggcATGTGAAGATATGACTGTGGCTGAAATAGTGGACTTTGTCTTGGCCTTGCTAATTCTTTCAGTCCCACTCTCAGTCACTGTCATTTCCTATGTTTGCATCCTTGGCACCATTTTGCGTATTCCCACTGTACAAGGACGAaagaaggccttctccacatgCGCTTCCCATCTCACTGTGGTCATCATCTTCTTTTCAACAACTATTTTCATGTATGTACGGCCAAAGAGGATTTATCCTTTCGAGCTTAACAAACTGGTGTCCGTTGTATACACCATTGTCACGCCAATGTTGAACCCTTTCATCTACTGTTTAAGGAACCAAGAGGTCAAACGAGCCCTTAAAAAAGCCTTTTGTACCTCCACTGCCATCCTCCATCATTCAGTTCCATTTACTAATGTTGAACAAGCCAGATAA